The following coding sequences lie in one Methylotuvimicrobium alcaliphilum 20Z genomic window:
- a CDS encoding energy transducer TonB — MTASNTFLNRATNTSENDALLITLFIAALLHIGVILGINFSMPKQEETHRAIEITLATTPAQKAPKQASFLAQENQIGAGKQKTKPEPPKQKLPSRGAMPNKQPQSKPVQRQTAAPQKIISTIRPAETKAPPAPTKVPVEPQSKPVPKITAAALQQQIAQLGTEVRQQQLSADISKIKHVNAVSTHKYVASQYEMDWKKKVEATGNLNYPEVARKKNFFGTLTMEVGINPDGTIYNIRIKRPSGNAALDEAAKRIVRLSAPFPPLPQELLKELDVLVITRVWKFSDESGMSAR; from the coding sequence ATGACAGCTTCGAACACTTTCTTGAATAGAGCTACCAACACATCGGAAAACGATGCGTTATTGATCACGCTATTTATTGCCGCTTTACTTCATATTGGAGTCATCCTAGGCATCAATTTTTCAATGCCCAAACAGGAAGAGACTCATCGTGCAATCGAGATCACTTTAGCCACGACGCCGGCACAAAAAGCGCCTAAACAGGCCAGTTTCCTAGCCCAGGAAAACCAAATCGGCGCCGGCAAACAAAAAACCAAACCGGAACCCCCCAAGCAAAAACTACCCAGCCGCGGGGCCATGCCAAACAAACAACCGCAAAGCAAGCCGGTTCAACGTCAAACCGCAGCTCCCCAAAAAATAATCAGCACGATTCGCCCCGCCGAAACAAAAGCGCCTCCCGCACCGACTAAAGTCCCGGTTGAGCCGCAAAGCAAACCGGTTCCGAAAATTACCGCCGCAGCCTTGCAACAACAAATTGCGCAGCTGGGCACCGAAGTCCGGCAACAGCAACTCAGCGCCGACATCAGCAAAATCAAGCATGTCAATGCTGTGAGCACTCATAAATATGTTGCTTCGCAATATGAGATGGACTGGAAAAAAAAGGTGGAAGCGACCGGTAATCTTAATTATCCTGAAGTCGCCCGCAAAAAAAACTTTTTCGGCACGTTGACGATGGAAGTCGGCATCAATCCGGACGGTACGATATATAATATCCGAATTAAACGTCCTTCAGGCAATGCAGCCTTAGACGAAGCCGCCAAAAGAATCGTTCGTTTAAGCGCGCCGTTTCCGCCTTTGCCTCAAGAATTGCTCAAGGAATTGGATGTTTTAGTGATTACCCGGGTTTGGAAGTTTTCGGACGAATCGGGAATGTCAGCACGTTAA
- a CDS encoding YqgE/AlgH family protein: MTDTTYLNNQFLIAMPNLTDPGFFHTVTYLCQHNADGALGIVINRQIDMKLGDIFKQMQINVTFLAAAEAPVFFGGPVQQERGFVIHNPCGRWDSSISISDEISLTTSRDILEAIAIGEGPEQYLVALGYAGWGEGQLEQEIVNNAWLNTPSGNDIIFNTPVNQRWQAAAHQIGIDINQLTAPAGHG; the protein is encoded by the coding sequence ATGACCGATACGACTTATTTAAACAATCAATTTCTGATCGCGATGCCTAATCTGACCGATCCGGGGTTTTTTCATACCGTGACCTACCTATGTCAACATAACGCCGATGGCGCATTAGGGATTGTGATCAATCGGCAGATCGACATGAAGCTAGGCGACATCTTCAAACAAATGCAAATCAATGTGACCTTTTTGGCCGCTGCGGAAGCTCCGGTATTTTTCGGCGGCCCGGTGCAACAGGAGCGCGGCTTTGTGATCCACAATCCATGCGGAAGATGGGATTCCTCGATCTCGATATCGGATGAAATCTCGCTAACGACGTCGCGCGATATTCTCGAAGCCATCGCGATCGGCGAAGGCCCCGAACAATATCTAGTCGCCTTGGGCTATGCCGGCTGGGGCGAAGGCCAATTGGAGCAAGAAATCGTCAATAATGCTTGGCTGAATACGCCTAGCGGCAATGACATCATCTTCAATACGCCGGTCAATCAACGCTGGCAGGCCGCAGCTCATCAAATCGGCATCGACATCAATCAATTAACCGCGCCGGCAGGACATGGCTAA
- the ruvX gene encoding Holliday junction resolvase RuvX: MAKHDPLAPRNHDTYLGFDFGNKKIGVAVGQTTTGTANALSTLRSVNQAPDWTAIGRLIQEWQPAGLVVGISRQSDGQDNPITPRMLKFCRQLEGRFQLPVFQQDETLTTFEAKQMLYDDLRVSAGKLWEVQDRLAAQLILQTWLNTQ, from the coding sequence ATGGCTAAACACGACCCGCTAGCTCCTCGCAATCACGACACCTACCTCGGTTTCGATTTCGGTAATAAAAAAATCGGCGTGGCGGTTGGACAAACCACGACCGGAACGGCCAATGCCTTATCGACTTTACGCTCGGTTAATCAAGCACCGGATTGGACGGCTATTGGCCGGCTTATTCAAGAATGGCAACCGGCGGGCTTAGTCGTCGGTATTTCCCGGCAAAGCGATGGCCAGGATAATCCGATTACCCCGCGTATGCTCAAATTTTGCCGGCAATTGGAAGGACGCTTTCAACTGCCGGTTTTTCAGCAGGATGAAACCCTGACGACTTTTGAAGCCAAACAAATGCTGTACGACGACTTGCGAGTCAGCGCCGGCAAGCTCTGGGAAGTGCAAGACCGGCTTGCCGCACAGCTCATATTACAAACTTGGCTCAACACTCAATAA
- the pyrR gene encoding bifunctional pyr operon transcriptional regulator/uracil phosphoribosyltransferase PyrR, producing the protein MTHQKLDITELLIRLESAIGNIIITRKLENPLMIGIRTGGVWIAERLHQRLGLTEPLGLLDITFYRDDFSQIGVHPNVKPSALPNTIEGRDIILVDDVFYTGRTIRAALNEIFDYGRPNQVVLAVLIERDGRQIPLRPDCIGTTIQLDANQRIKLTGPDPLDIHIQTLDAAA; encoded by the coding sequence ATGACCCATCAAAAACTCGATATTACTGAATTATTGATTCGGCTGGAGTCGGCTATCGGCAATATAATCATTACCAGAAAGCTTGAAAATCCGTTGATGATCGGCATTCGTACCGGCGGCGTCTGGATTGCCGAACGCCTCCATCAACGCTTGGGTTTGACAGAGCCTTTAGGGCTATTGGATATCACGTTTTACCGCGACGATTTTTCGCAAATCGGCGTGCATCCGAATGTCAAGCCGAGCGCCTTGCCGAACACGATCGAGGGCCGCGATATTATTCTGGTCGACGATGTCTTTTACACCGGACGAACGATTCGTGCCGCACTCAACGAAATCTTCGATTACGGCCGGCCTAATCAAGTCGTGTTGGCGGTATTGATCGAACGCGACGGGCGGCAAATTCCGTTGCGTCCGGATTGTATCGGCACCACGATACAACTCGACGCCAATCAACGCATCAAATTGACTGGCCCGGATCCCTTGGATATCCATATTCAAACTCTTGACGCAGCGGCTTAA
- a CDS encoding aspartate carbamoyltransferase catalytic subunit, whose amino-acid sequence MSHNLQLNPEGKLKHFLTIDGLDKALLTEILDTAESFAEMSGHHVKKVPLLRGKTIVNLFFENSTRTRTTFELAAKRLSADVISMNIATSATSKGESLLDTIRNLEAMFVDMFVVRHGTSGAAHFIAEHTAPHISVINAGDGRHSHPTQAMLDMFTIRQFKPNFSTLRVAIIGDILHSRVARSQILALNTLGAAEVRVIAPKTLLPAHVETLGVTVCHNLTEGLKDIDVIIMLRLQKERMTSALLPSESEYFKCFGLTPEKLEIAKPDAIVMHPGPINRGVEIDTRVADGPQSVILRQVSNGIAIRMAVMSMAMQTQGAA is encoded by the coding sequence ATGAGTCACAATTTACAATTAAACCCCGAAGGTAAATTAAAGCACTTTCTAACAATTGACGGACTCGACAAAGCACTGTTAACCGAAATTCTCGATACTGCCGAATCGTTTGCCGAAATGTCGGGGCATCATGTGAAAAAAGTCCCCTTATTAAGGGGTAAAACCATCGTTAATCTGTTTTTCGAAAACAGCACGCGTACCCGAACGACCTTCGAACTCGCGGCCAAAAGACTCTCGGCCGATGTCATCAGCATGAATATCGCGACATCGGCCACCTCGAAAGGCGAAAGCCTGCTTGATACGATTCGTAATCTGGAAGCGATGTTCGTCGATATGTTCGTCGTACGTCATGGAACCAGCGGCGCCGCGCATTTTATCGCCGAACATACCGCGCCGCATATCAGCGTGATCAATGCCGGCGACGGCCGGCACAGTCATCCGACGCAGGCAATGCTGGATATGTTCACGATTCGGCAGTTCAAGCCGAATTTCAGCACACTGAGAGTCGCGATCATCGGCGATATTCTGCATTCCAGAGTTGCGCGCTCGCAAATTCTTGCACTCAATACGTTGGGTGCGGCCGAAGTTCGGGTTATCGCACCGAAAACCTTACTCCCCGCACATGTCGAAACGCTCGGCGTCACGGTCTGTCATAACTTGACCGAGGGACTCAAAGACATCGATGTCATCATCATGCTGCGCTTACAAAAAGAGCGCATGACCTCGGCTCTGCTACCCAGCGAAAGCGAGTACTTCAAATGTTTCGGTTTGACGCCTGAAAAACTGGAAATCGCCAAGCCCGATGCGATCGTGATGCACCCGGGACCGATCAATCGCGGCGTCGAAATCGATACGCGCGTGGCCGACGGTCCGCAGTCGGTCATATTACGACAAGTCAGTAACGGCATCGCGATACGTATGGCAGTCATGTCGATGGCGATGCAAACTCAAGGAGCGGCCTGA
- a CDS encoding dihydroorotase translates to MKRILIEQGRVIDPAHSIDRTGPVYVADGKILALFEKPNGFEPDSVIDASGQIVCPGFIDISTRLRQPGQSHKATFQTETKAAAAGGITTLILQPDTRPVIDTPAITELVKELAENSNYRQILPVGALTQNLEGQELSSMLALQEAGCIAVGNGGRPISNLLVLRRAMEYAASHDLLLIYRPNEHSLSNEGCAHEGAFATRYGLPGIPETAETIALSQCLELAELTGCRVHFGQLSCRRSVIKIQQAQKYGLSVSADIAAHQLHLTENDMKPFDSAYHVLPPLRSKQDKLFLRKALMQGTIGTLCSDHQPHDLDAKLGAFPETEPGISALETLLPLMLKLVDEKLITLSQGIAALTQTPAKVLRLESGTLTPGKSADICIFDPGRRWQVDHSTWYSKGINTPYWGETLTGRVSATLQSGKIIFQGVFHD, encoded by the coding sequence ATGAAAAGAATCCTGATCGAACAAGGACGCGTGATCGATCCGGCCCACTCGATCGATCGAACCGGTCCGGTTTACGTTGCCGACGGCAAAATCCTTGCCTTGTTCGAGAAACCCAACGGCTTTGAACCCGATAGCGTCATCGACGCTTCCGGCCAAATCGTCTGCCCCGGCTTTATCGATATCAGCACTCGCTTGCGCCAACCGGGCCAAAGCCATAAGGCCACGTTTCAAACCGAAACCAAGGCGGCCGCGGCCGGCGGCATTACGACTTTGATTTTACAACCCGATACGCGGCCGGTTATCGATACGCCGGCAATTACCGAATTGGTCAAGGAATTGGCTGAAAATTCCAATTACCGGCAAATCCTCCCAGTCGGCGCGCTAACGCAAAACCTCGAAGGCCAAGAACTCAGTTCGATGCTGGCACTGCAGGAAGCCGGCTGCATAGCGGTCGGCAACGGCGGCAGACCGATAAGCAATCTACTGGTATTGAGGCGCGCGATGGAATATGCCGCCAGTCATGATTTGTTGTTGATCTACCGGCCCAATGAGCACAGTCTCAGCAATGAAGGCTGCGCGCATGAAGGAGCATTTGCGACCCGCTACGGTTTGCCCGGAATTCCTGAAACCGCCGAAACGATCGCGTTGTCGCAATGTCTCGAACTCGCCGAATTGACCGGCTGCCGCGTGCATTTCGGACAACTCAGTTGCCGACGCTCGGTGATCAAAATCCAGCAAGCCCAAAAATACGGATTATCGGTCAGTGCCGATATCGCGGCGCATCAGTTGCATCTGACCGAAAACGACATGAAGCCTTTCGATAGCGCTTACCATGTTTTACCCCCGTTACGGAGCAAGCAGGATAAACTCTTTCTAAGAAAGGCATTGATGCAAGGCACTATCGGCACGCTGTGTTCGGATCACCAACCGCACGACCTCGATGCTAAATTAGGCGCATTTCCGGAAACCGAGCCGGGCATATCGGCGCTTGAAACGTTACTGCCGCTGATGCTGAAACTGGTCGATGAAAAATTGATTACCCTCTCCCAAGGCATTGCCGCGTTAACGCAAACCCCCGCCAAGGTACTGCGTTTGGAAAGCGGTACATTGACGCCGGGGAAATCCGCCGATATTTGCATATTCGACCCTGGCCGTCGATGGCAAGTCGACCATTCGACTTGGTATAGCAAAGGTATCAATACGCCCTATTGGGGAGAAACATTAACCGGCCGCGTCAGCGCCACACTGCAATCCGGTAAAATTATTTTTCAAGGAGTGTTTCATGATTAA
- a CDS encoding c-type cytochrome produces MIKIMLVSAFFILAACTRDYTPASSATGESIFKEACAECHQPKDPAVPQVVFSLNEKNANERYITHKVQGGSLMMPKFPKITGSKMRSLSTYVLNHSVTQ; encoded by the coding sequence ATGATTAAGATCATGCTCGTTTCGGCCTTTTTTATATTAGCGGCTTGTACCCGCGACTATACGCCTGCCTCCTCGGCAACCGGCGAAAGCATCTTCAAGGAAGCTTGTGCAGAATGTCATCAACCCAAAGACCCGGCAGTCCCGCAAGTCGTTTTTTCACTCAACGAGAAAAATGCTAATGAAAGGTATATCACTCACAAAGTGCAGGGCGGCTCGCTGATGATGCCCAAGTTCCCGAAAATCACCGGTAGCAAAATGCGCTCGCTCAGTACTTACGTGCTCAATCATAGCGTAACCCAATAA
- a CDS encoding LOG family protein: MKTPNKQHDTASIIDDVKGDQSWRIFRIISEFTEGFDRLSGLSDAISIFGSARIQPDHHYYLKTVEIAGLLGQHNFAVISGGGPGIMEAANKGAKTQKPPAVGLNIELPMEQRPNPYQDISLNFRYFFVRKVMFVRHSMGYVCMPGGFGTLDEFFESLTLMQTHKIYPLPLVLFGSDYWQGLMDWVRTTMIEYGTISEEDLNFITLTDDPQEVVDIMVRHREWKNQQRRESLGSNNIDYRYS; encoded by the coding sequence ATGAAAACCCCAAACAAGCAACACGATACCGCCAGCATCATCGATGATGTCAAAGGCGATCAATCTTGGCGAATTTTCAGGATTATCAGCGAATTTACCGAAGGTTTCGACCGGTTATCCGGTTTAAGCGATGCAATTTCTATTTTCGGTTCCGCGCGCATACAACCGGATCATCATTATTATTTGAAAACGGTCGAAATTGCCGGATTACTCGGCCAGCATAATTTCGCGGTTATCAGCGGCGGTGGCCCCGGAATCATGGAAGCCGCAAACAAGGGTGCGAAAACGCAGAAACCGCCCGCGGTCGGCTTGAATATCGAATTGCCTATGGAACAACGCCCTAATCCTTATCAGGATATCTCGCTGAATTTTCGCTACTTTTTCGTCAGAAAAGTCATGTTCGTGCGCCATTCGATGGGCTATGTCTGCATGCCGGGCGGATTCGGCACGCTCGATGAGTTTTTCGAATCGCTAACCTTGATGCAAACGCATAAAATTTATCCGTTGCCTTTAGTGTTATTCGGCAGCGATTATTGGCAAGGCTTAATGGATTGGGTACGAACAACAATGATCGAATACGGTACGATTTCGGAAGAAGACCTCAATTTCATAACGCTCACCGACGATCCGCAGGAAGTCGTCGATATCATGGTCAGGCACCGCGAATGGAAAAATCAACAGAGAAGAGAAAGCTTAGGGTCCAACAATATCGACTATAGGTACAGTTGA
- a CDS encoding FAD-binding protein, which translates to MIKTEQLFEHLLTHYRGQFATVFLLPISAVYGAYSGFRNWLSFRLSSAPAKHETRVASVIRQIEDWKAQGVGQKLCTARSGWKTMSELVPKYKLSHRKIDIGLYDVLEIDAQRGIVRVEPLVSMGQLSRTLISQGWTLPVVPELDSLTVGGLIMGFGVETSSHKYGLFQHICEAFEIVTAEGKLVKCSASENPELFYQIPWSHGTLGFLVAAELKIIPVKKFVRVRYRPVQSLDHLVSVFEQASRDTEKNDFVEALVYGRDEAVIMTGKFVDAVGQDGSLNAIGRWYKPWFFKHVQSYLQSNKEGVEYLPVRDYYHRHTRSYFWAMEEIIPFGNHPIFRALLGWALPPRIELLKYTETRTTQRLREKYHVVQDMLVPMRFLETSIDYFDKHFRLYPLWLSPMAIKDNGGQGGFVQPYKAENGEIDELYVDIGAYGTPAKSGFDNAEALPLLEKFVIEHSGYQALYARTFMSRDDFRRMFDHSSYDRIREHLPHCRQAFDEVYDKVSSNGRVAPVEMRKLEKAS; encoded by the coding sequence ATGATCAAAACTGAACAGCTATTCGAACACCTACTGACCCATTACCGGGGGCAATTCGCTACCGTTTTTTTACTGCCGATTTCGGCTGTTTACGGAGCCTATTCCGGATTTCGCAATTGGCTGTCATTTCGTCTCAGTAGCGCCCCGGCAAAACATGAAACCCGCGTTGCCAGCGTCATTCGGCAAATAGAAGATTGGAAAGCGCAAGGAGTCGGGCAAAAACTATGTACGGCGAGGTCGGGCTGGAAAACCATGAGCGAGCTGGTGCCCAAGTACAAATTGTCTCATCGCAAGATCGATATCGGACTGTACGACGTGTTGGAAATCGACGCGCAGCGCGGTATCGTTCGGGTAGAGCCCCTCGTTAGCATGGGGCAGCTCTCACGAACGCTTATCTCGCAAGGTTGGACCTTACCGGTGGTTCCGGAACTGGACAGCCTAACGGTAGGCGGTTTGATCATGGGCTTCGGCGTCGAAACCAGCAGCCATAAATACGGCTTGTTTCAACATATTTGCGAAGCCTTCGAAATCGTGACGGCGGAAGGCAAGTTGGTCAAATGTAGCGCATCGGAAAACCCCGAGCTGTTTTATCAAATTCCGTGGAGTCACGGCACGCTGGGCTTTCTGGTAGCTGCCGAGTTGAAAATCATCCCGGTCAAAAAATTTGTCAGGGTTCGCTACCGGCCTGTTCAAAGCTTGGATCATCTAGTAAGCGTGTTCGAGCAAGCCTCGCGCGATACCGAAAAAAACGATTTCGTTGAAGCTTTGGTCTATGGGCGCGACGAGGCGGTTATCATGACCGGTAAATTCGTCGATGCCGTCGGACAGGACGGTTCTTTAAACGCTATTGGAAGGTGGTATAAACCTTGGTTTTTTAAGCATGTTCAAAGCTATCTGCAGAGTAATAAGGAAGGCGTCGAATATCTGCCGGTGCGGGATTATTACCATCGCCACACGCGCAGTTATTTTTGGGCGATGGAGGAAATCATTCCTTTCGGCAATCATCCCATTTTCAGGGCTTTGTTGGGCTGGGCTTTGCCGCCCCGGATCGAGTTATTGAAGTATACCGAAACGCGAACCACTCAGCGGCTAAGGGAAAAATATCATGTAGTTCAGGATATGCTGGTACCGATGCGTTTTCTGGAAACGTCCATCGATTATTTCGATAAGCATTTCCGTTTATACCCTTTGTGGCTATCGCCGATGGCGATCAAAGACAACGGCGGACAAGGCGGATTTGTGCAGCCGTATAAGGCTGAAAATGGCGAAATTGACGAACTCTATGTCGACATCGGCGCTTACGGTACGCCGGCGAAGAGCGGTTTCGATAATGCCGAAGCTCTCCCGTTGCTGGAAAAATTCGTGATCGAACATAGCGGTTATCAAGCACTCTATGCGAGGACCTTCATGAGCCGGGATGATTTTAGAAGAATGTTCGATCATAGCAGTTACGATCGGATTCGGGAGCATTTGCCTCACTGCCGGCAGGCTTTCGATGAAGTCTACGATAAAGTTTCCTCGAATGGCAGGGTTGCGCCGGTCGAAATGAGGAAATTGGAAAAGGCGAGTTAA